From Streptomyces sp. NBC_00370, a single genomic window includes:
- a CDS encoding DUF4349 domain-containing protein, which yields MRATPAIAAVLLTASLALAGCSADADSGSADKAANSAARPREGAPGAAAQADGTPREQQKQQQAPARSATYVIRTAELTVQVADTEKALATARTTAVGAGGLVQNESTERDSTNHVTSTIVLRVPQESYDEVLDELAGTGRLVARSSDAKDVTDQVVDVDSRVSSQRASVARVRELMDRATKLSDVVELEGQLSSRQADLESLLSQQASLKNRTSMATISLNLSQKHAVAAKEKAEDDPGFLDALGGGWDAFTGTLRWIGVVIGAVAPFAVALAVLYLLWRLVRGRLPRRTAPVPAAQPREAAEQE from the coding sequence ATGCGCGCAACACCCGCTATCGCGGCAGTACTTCTCACCGCTTCACTCGCTCTCGCCGGTTGTTCGGCCGACGCGGACTCGGGCAGCGCCGACAAGGCGGCGAACAGCGCCGCCCGGCCTCGGGAGGGCGCGCCGGGCGCCGCGGCGCAGGCCGACGGCACACCGCGCGAGCAGCAGAAACAGCAGCAGGCGCCCGCGCGCTCCGCGACCTACGTCATCAGGACCGCGGAGCTGACCGTGCAGGTCGCGGACACGGAGAAGGCGCTCGCCACCGCCCGTACCACCGCCGTGGGGGCGGGCGGGCTCGTGCAGAACGAGTCCACCGAGCGGGACTCGACCAATCATGTGACCTCCACCATCGTGCTGCGGGTCCCGCAGGAGTCGTACGACGAGGTGCTGGACGAACTGGCCGGCACCGGGCGGCTGGTGGCGCGCAGCTCCGACGCGAAGGACGTCACCGACCAGGTGGTCGACGTCGATAGCCGGGTCTCCTCGCAGCGCGCCAGCGTGGCGCGGGTGCGGGAGTTGATGGACCGGGCCACGAAGCTCAGCGATGTGGTCGAGCTGGAAGGGCAGTTGAGCAGCCGTCAGGCCGATCTGGAGTCGCTGCTCTCCCAGCAGGCGTCGCTCAAGAACCGTACGAGCATGGCGACGATCTCGCTGAACCTGTCCCAGAAGCACGCGGTGGCGGCCAAGGAGAAGGCGGAGGACGATCCGGGCTTCCTGGACGCCCTGGGCGGCGGCTGGGACGCCTTCACCGGCACGCTGCGCTGGATCGGCGTCGTGATCGGCGCCGTGGCACCCTTCGCCGTCGCACTGGCGGTGCTGTACCTGCTGTGGCGGCTGGTGCGCGGCCGGCTGCCCCGCCGTACCGCGCCGGTCCCCGCCGCGCAGCCGCGGGAGGCCGCCGAACAGGAATGA
- a CDS encoding AIM24 family protein, with protein sequence MKSDLFATENMAQQASVPGMTLQNAKSVKYAVNGEMHARQGSMIAFRGNLQFERKGQGIGGMLKRAVTGEGLPLMAVKGQGEAWFAHEAENCFIVDIEQGDALTINGRNVLCFDPTLSYEIKTVKGAGMTGGGLFNSLFTGYGKLAVICDGNPIVIPVTAQAPVYVDTDAVVGWSAQLNTSLHRSQSIGSMIRGGSGEAVQLMLQGEGFVIVRPSEVTPVKASAN encoded by the coding sequence ATGAAGAGCGATCTCTTTGCCACAGAGAACATGGCGCAGCAGGCGAGCGTCCCAGGGATGACCCTGCAGAACGCCAAATCGGTCAAATACGCCGTCAACGGCGAGATGCACGCGCGGCAGGGGTCGATGATCGCCTTCCGCGGCAATCTGCAGTTCGAACGCAAGGGGCAGGGCATCGGCGGCATGCTGAAGCGTGCCGTCACCGGCGAGGGGCTGCCGCTGATGGCGGTCAAGGGCCAGGGCGAGGCGTGGTTCGCGCACGAGGCCGAGAACTGCTTCATCGTCGACATCGAGCAGGGCGACGCGCTGACCATCAACGGCCGCAACGTGCTGTGCTTCGACCCGACCCTGTCGTACGAGATAAAGACGGTGAAGGGCGCCGGCATGACCGGGGGCGGCCTTTTCAACAGTCTCTTCACCGGCTACGGGAAGCTCGCCGTCATCTGCGACGGCAACCCGATCGTGATCCCGGTGACCGCGCAGGCGCCGGTCTACGTCGACACCGACGCCGTCGTCGGCTGGAGCGCGCAGCTGAACACCTCGCTGCACCGCTCCCAGTCCATCGGCTCGATGATCCGCGGCGGCTCCGGCGAGGCCGTTCAACTGATGCTCCAGGGCGAGGGGTTCGTGATCGTCAGGCCCAGCGAGGTCACGCCGGTGAAGGCCTCGGCGAACTGA
- the hemQ gene encoding hydrogen peroxide-dependent heme synthase yields MTAAPDKSPNAGKKAKDLNEVIRYTLWSVFKLRDALPEDRDDHAAEVQALFDQLAKADVTVRGTYDVSALRADADVLIWWHAETSDELQDAYNRFRRTKLGRALEPVWSNMALHRPAEFNKSHIPAFLADEQPRDYVSVYPFVRSYDWYLLPDADRRALLAEHGKMARDYPDVRANTVASFSLGDYEWILAFEADELYRIVDLMRHLRGSETRKYVREEIPFFTGRRKSVADLVAGLA; encoded by the coding sequence ATGACTGCTGCACCGGACAAGTCCCCGAACGCGGGCAAGAAGGCCAAGGACCTCAACGAGGTCATCCGCTACACCCTGTGGTCCGTCTTCAAGCTGCGCGACGCGCTGCCCGAGGACCGCGACGACCACGCCGCCGAGGTCCAGGCCCTGTTCGACCAGCTCGCGAAGGCGGACGTCACCGTGCGCGGCACGTACGACGTGTCCGCGCTGCGCGCCGACGCCGACGTGCTGATCTGGTGGCACGCCGAGACCTCGGACGAGCTGCAGGACGCGTACAACCGCTTCCGCCGCACCAAGCTGGGCCGCGCCCTCGAACCGGTCTGGTCGAACATGGCGCTGCACCGCCCCGCCGAGTTCAACAAGTCGCACATCCCGGCGTTCCTCGCCGACGAGCAGCCCCGCGACTACGTGAGCGTCTACCCGTTCGTGCGCTCCTACGACTGGTACCTGCTGCCGGACGCCGACCGCCGCGCGCTGCTCGCCGAGCACGGCAAGATGGCCCGCGACTACCCCGACGTACGGGCCAACACCGTGGCGTCGTTCTCACTCGGCGACTACGAGTGGATCCTGGCCTTCGAGGCGGACGAGCTGTACCGCATCGTCGACCTGATGCGCCATCTGCGGGGCTCCGAGACCCGTAAGTACGTCCGTGAGGAGATCCCGTTCTTCACGGGCCGCCGCAAGTCGGTGGCGGACCTGGTGGCGGGACTGGCCTGA
- a CDS encoding DUF692 domain-containing protein: MKGTHGTPELGIGIGWRPEIADAVEALDGVDWVEAVAENLCADHLPDSLVRLRERGVTVVPHGVSLGLGGADRPDPGRLADLAERARALGSPLVTEHIAFVRAGGALTASPGLEAGHLLPVPRTKDALRVLCENVRIAQDSLPVPLAVENIAALICWPDEEMSEGQFLAELVERTGVRLLIDVANLHTNHVNRGEDPATALDELPVEAIAYVHVAGGVERDGVWHDTHAHPVTRPVLDVLAELRSRTAPPGVLLERDDDFPPAAELAAELDTIRETVAAGPTPTGGRVPPRVTAAWAGGTDDEGARQRLALRQTALLSALVDGGPVPEGFDAHRLGVQSRALTAKRADVVAKIAPELPEILGDGYRPAFLGYGAHRPLRGGYRRDALDFAEHLLTEGLPADAAARRRLDLWWRERAAARPPRRATRLARAARAALVRH; the protein is encoded by the coding sequence ATGAAAGGCACCCACGGCACACCGGAGCTGGGGATCGGCATCGGCTGGCGCCCGGAGATCGCGGACGCCGTCGAGGCACTGGACGGGGTCGACTGGGTCGAGGCGGTCGCCGAGAACCTCTGCGCCGACCATCTGCCGGACTCGCTCGTCCGACTGCGCGAGCGGGGCGTCACCGTCGTCCCGCACGGCGTCTCGCTCGGGCTCGGCGGCGCCGACCGGCCCGATCCTGGGCGGCTGGCCGATCTCGCCGAACGGGCGCGGGCGCTCGGCTCGCCGCTGGTCACCGAGCACATCGCGTTCGTCAGGGCCGGCGGCGCGCTGACCGCCTCGCCCGGCCTGGAGGCCGGTCATCTGCTGCCCGTACCGCGCACGAAGGACGCGCTGCGGGTGCTCTGCGAGAACGTGCGCATCGCCCAGGACTCGCTGCCGGTGCCGCTCGCAGTGGAGAACATCGCCGCGCTGATCTGCTGGCCCGACGAGGAGATGAGCGAGGGCCAGTTCCTCGCCGAACTGGTGGAGCGCACCGGCGTCCGGCTGCTGATCGACGTCGCCAATCTGCACACCAACCACGTCAACCGCGGTGAGGACCCGGCGACCGCGCTCGACGAACTGCCGGTCGAGGCCATCGCGTACGTCCATGTCGCCGGCGGTGTCGAGCGCGACGGGGTCTGGCACGACACCCACGCCCACCCCGTCACCCGGCCGGTGCTCGACGTACTGGCCGAGCTGCGCTCCCGTACCGCGCCGCCCGGCGTGCTGCTGGAGCGCGACGACGACTTCCCGCCGGCCGCGGAGCTGGCCGCCGAACTCGACACCATCCGCGAGACGGTCGCGGCAGGACCCACGCCCACGGGCGGTCGCGTACCGCCGCGCGTCACGGCGGCGTGGGCCGGCGGCACGGACGATGAGGGGGCCCGGCAGCGGCTCGCCCTGCGGCAGACCGCCCTGCTCTCCGCGCTGGTCGATGGCGGGCCCGTACCCGAGGGCTTCGACGCGCACCGGCTCGGTGTGCAGAGCCGCGCGCTCACCGCCAAACGCGCCGACGTCGTCGCCAAGATCGCCCCGGAGCTGCCGGAGATCCTGGGCGACGGCTACCGCCCCGCGTTCCTCGGGTACGGCGCACACCGCCCGCTGCGCGGCGGTTACCGGCGTGACGCGCTGGACTTCGCCGAGCATCTGCTCACCGAGGGCCTTCCGGCGGACGCGGCGGCGCGCCGCAGGCTCGACCTGTGGTGGCGGGAGCGCGCCGCTGCCCGCCCGCCGCGCCGGGCCACCCGGCTGGCACGCGCCGCCCGCGCGGCGCTGGTCAGGCACTGA
- a CDS encoding ABC transporter ATP-binding protein translates to MMLQRVGRRYGLGGPWVLRGIDLELPAHALVRVEGVNGGGKSTLLRLLAGVDTPTEGSVTGRPRTAYVPERFPVALPFTAAGYLTHLGRIHGLAAGPAAGRAVEWLDRFGAAGHARTPMAELSKGTSQKVAVAQALLAEPELLVLDEAWTGLDAAARGELDRAVAERVAAGSTVVFVDHDPARLSGVADEVYAVADGGLLRRPATEATGAGPGERGPDVRIVASGPPGAAPPEGLPGAPRQEAGPAGAVLLTVPAVHSDALLRALLTARPPWHVQEVRTAGAGGTESAVADARVAAGPTAERRSTS, encoded by the coding sequence ATGATGCTGCAGCGGGTGGGCCGCCGTTACGGGCTCGGCGGACCGTGGGTGCTGCGCGGGATCGATCTGGAGCTGCCCGCGCACGCCCTGGTCAGGGTCGAGGGTGTCAACGGCGGCGGCAAGTCGACCCTGCTGCGGCTGCTGGCCGGTGTCGACACCCCCACGGAGGGGAGCGTCACCGGCCGGCCCCGCACGGCCTACGTGCCGGAACGCTTCCCGGTCGCGCTGCCGTTCACGGCGGCCGGATATCTGACCCACCTGGGCCGGATCCACGGTCTGGCCGCCGGGCCCGCCGCGGGGCGCGCCGTCGAATGGCTCGACCGGTTCGGCGCCGCCGGGCACGCCCGTACCCCCATGGCCGAACTGTCCAAGGGGACGAGCCAGAAGGTCGCCGTCGCCCAGGCGCTGCTCGCCGAGCCCGAGTTGCTGGTGCTCGACGAGGCGTGGACGGGACTCGACGCGGCGGCCCGTGGCGAACTGGACCGTGCCGTCGCCGAGCGGGTCGCCGCGGGCAGCACGGTGGTCTTCGTCGACCACGACCCGGCCCGGCTCAGCGGCGTCGCCGACGAGGTGTACGCGGTGGCCGACGGCGGCCTGCTGCGCCGTCCGGCCACGGAGGCGACCGGGGCGGGGCCGGGGGAGCGCGGACCGGACGTACGGATCGTGGCGAGCGGCCCGCCGGGCGCCGCGCCGCCCGAAGGACTGCCGGGGGCGCCCCGCCAGGAGGCGGGCCCGGCGGGCGCGGTCCTGCTCACCGTCCCCGCCGTGCACTCCGACGCGCTGCTGCGCGCCCTGCTGACGGCGCGTCCGCCGTGGCACGTCCAGGAGGTACGGACCGCCGGAGCGGGCGGTACCGAGAGCGCCGTCGCCGACGCGCGGGTCGCCGCCGGGCCCACGGCGGAAAGGCGGAGCACGTCATGA
- a CDS encoding alpha/beta hydrolase translates to MRAAVKYGALATLGSLVLSALVVAPASNAAGSDTRAAGTHGAGTAAGAGTTTAERYGVALAAERAAAAGITFGTCPKNEMLPPPITCGTVKVPLDYAAPDGHTIALTVSRVRASGKPQDRQGAFVFNPGGPGASSMYFPMAAVMPEWKRIAAAYDIVGYAPRGVGHSAPLSCEDPADFAKAPTQSPRHPSESYKRERIAEAKAYAQGCADRAGAALPFYTSLNNARDLDVLRAALGEQKLTFMGSSYGTYFGALYATLFPSHVRRMVFDSAVDPDPRQIWYRNNLDQSRAFEQRWADFRAWVAKHDKTYHLGTDAAAVQKSYEQVRARVAQEPAGGKVGPGQLQAAMLGAGYYDDYWAMRATALSEFVKGNEQPLIEQASPQPAAAVDNENGNAVYTAVECNDAPWPTDWHVWDRDNTALAARAPFETWDNAWMNLPCAYWPAPRQQPVDVRTWPGQLPPTLILAAERDAATPYPGALELQKRLAGSVLVTERNAGTHGIAGGSNACVNTYVEDYLLTGRTPVRRAECAPHAEPNPVSLDGRSGGRKLPPVV, encoded by the coding sequence ATGAGAGCAGCAGTCAAGTACGGGGCTCTGGCCACCCTCGGCTCCCTGGTCCTGTCGGCGCTCGTCGTCGCACCGGCGAGCAACGCGGCAGGCTCGGACACACGCGCCGCCGGTACGCACGGCGCGGGCACGGCGGCGGGCGCCGGTACGACGACCGCCGAGAGGTACGGCGTCGCGCTGGCGGCCGAGCGCGCCGCCGCCGCCGGGATCACGTTCGGCACCTGCCCCAAGAACGAGATGCTGCCCCCGCCCATCACCTGCGGCACGGTCAAGGTCCCGCTCGACTACGCGGCGCCCGATGGCCACACGATCGCGCTCACCGTCAGCCGGGTGCGCGCCTCGGGCAAGCCGCAGGACCGGCAGGGCGCCTTCGTCTTCAACCCCGGCGGGCCCGGCGCCTCCAGCATGTACTTCCCGATGGCGGCGGTCATGCCGGAGTGGAAGCGGATCGCCGCCGCGTACGACATCGTCGGCTACGCGCCGCGCGGCGTCGGCCACTCGGCCCCGCTGTCCTGCGAGGACCCCGCCGACTTCGCCAAGGCGCCGACCCAGTCGCCCCGGCATCCTTCGGAGTCGTACAAGCGGGAGCGGATCGCCGAGGCCAAGGCCTACGCCCAGGGCTGCGCCGACCGCGCGGGCGCCGCGCTGCCGTTCTACACGTCGCTGAACAACGCACGCGACCTCGATGTGCTGCGGGCCGCCCTCGGTGAGCAGAAGCTGACCTTCATGGGCTCCTCGTACGGGACGTACTTCGGCGCGCTCTACGCGACGCTCTTCCCGTCCCATGTCCGCCGTATGGTCTTCGACTCGGCGGTCGACCCGGACCCCCGGCAGATCTGGTACCGCAACAACCTCGACCAGTCGCGCGCCTTCGAGCAGCGCTGGGCCGACTTCCGCGCCTGGGTCGCCAAGCACGACAAGACGTACCACCTGGGCACGGACGCGGCGGCCGTGCAGAAGAGCTACGAGCAGGTGCGGGCCCGGGTGGCGCAGGAACCGGCCGGCGGGAAGGTCGGCCCCGGCCAGCTCCAGGCGGCGATGCTCGGGGCGGGTTACTACGACGACTACTGGGCGATGCGCGCCACGGCGCTCTCCGAGTTCGTCAAGGGCAACGAGCAGCCGCTGATCGAGCAGGCGAGTCCGCAGCCCGCGGCGGCCGTCGACAACGAGAACGGCAACGCGGTCTACACGGCGGTCGAGTGCAACGACGCGCCGTGGCCGACGGACTGGCACGTCTGGGACCGCGACAACACCGCGCTCGCGGCGCGGGCGCCGTTCGAGACGTGGGACAACGCGTGGATGAATCTGCCGTGCGCCTACTGGCCCGCTCCCCGGCAGCAGCCGGTCGACGTCCGCACCTGGCCGGGCCAGTTGCCGCCGACGCTGATCCTGGCGGCCGAGCGGGACGCGGCGACGCCGTACCCGGGCGCGCTCGAACTGCAGAAGCGGCTGGCGGGTTCCGTGCTGGTGACGGAGCGGAACGCGGGCACGCACGGCATCGCGGGCGGCAGCAACGCCTGCGTCAACACGTACGTGGAGGACTACCTGCTGACCGGACGGACGCCGGTGCGGCGCGCCGAATGCGCGCCGCACGCGGAACCGAACCCGGTGTCGCTGGACGGCCGGTCGGGCGGCCGGAAGCTGCCGCCGGTCGTCTGA
- a CDS encoding DUF4142 domain-containing protein, giving the protein MRRINGTALIIAALVATVGALAFPVWSYADRSGTGQANVAASTVQTKWGPLTAADRDFLVRVRLAGLWELPAGQQAIQRAPSQAIKDCGDHLVVGHTDLDKRARSVAAQLGVELPNQPNPQQQGWLRELSAAKGVDYEHKFADLLRNAHGKVFMVIASIRNSTRNTLIRDLATDANQTVLDHITMLEKTGFVNFDSIADEAAGLTTASPTGPPPPNGDLPPAPKPATPTGEDESFTSRPSPQPGVPTAVNTDRPAPQEASRRPMDMPMP; this is encoded by the coding sequence TTGCGACGTATCAACGGCACGGCGCTCATCATCGCGGCACTCGTCGCCACGGTCGGGGCGCTGGCTTTCCCCGTGTGGTCCTACGCGGACCGTTCGGGGACCGGCCAGGCGAATGTCGCCGCATCGACCGTGCAGACCAAGTGGGGGCCGCTGACGGCGGCCGACCGTGACTTCCTGGTACGGGTCCGGCTCGCCGGACTGTGGGAGCTGCCGGCCGGGCAGCAGGCCATCCAGCGGGCGCCGAGTCAGGCCATCAAGGACTGCGGTGACCATCTCGTCGTCGGCCACACCGACCTCGACAAGCGGGCGCGCAGTGTCGCCGCCCAGCTCGGGGTCGAGCTGCCCAACCAGCCGAACCCGCAACAGCAGGGCTGGCTGCGGGAGTTGTCGGCGGCCAAGGGCGTGGACTACGAGCACAAGTTCGCCGACCTGCTGCGCAACGCGCACGGCAAGGTCTTCATGGTGATCGCGAGCATCAGGAACAGCACCAGGAACACCCTGATCCGCGACCTGGCGACCGATGCCAACCAGACCGTCCTCGACCACATCACGATGCTGGAGAAGACCGGTTTCGTGAACTTCGACTCCATCGCCGACGAGGCCGCGGGGCTGACGACCGCGAGCCCGACCGGGCCGCCGCCGCCCAACGGCGATCTGCCGCCCGCGCCGAAGCCCGCGACGCCGACCGGCGAGGACGAGTCGTTCACCTCCCGGCCCTCGCCGCAGCCCGGCGTACCGACGGCCGTCAACACCGACCGGCCCGCGCCGCAGGAGGCGTCCAGGAGGCCGATGGACATGCCGATGCCGTGA
- a CDS encoding ABC transporter, translated as MTALLRYQIALLLRSQRWLPPVLLYGIFLAVGVQSGQPVLGSLGWAAAALLPVTAWLVRVCVTQEPAAARAVTAAATGPARVHLAALLAGAVCAAALGVVGTAVVTVISAPDNEDHTVAVPLLPAGAAGLLVALVCLLLGAATGALCNRPLLRARGWSIAATSLVALLALVSSGSPAKYAVSALVTGSRTGVIPTPVLPAAAAVLVAAAVGAVVCTLGVRRG; from the coding sequence ATGACGGCCCTGCTGCGCTACCAGATCGCCCTGCTGCTGCGCTCCCAGCGCTGGCTGCCGCCCGTCCTGCTGTACGGGATCTTCCTCGCCGTCGGCGTGCAGTCAGGGCAGCCCGTCCTCGGCTCGCTCGGCTGGGCAGCGGCGGCGCTGCTGCCCGTCACCGCCTGGCTGGTGCGGGTCTGCGTCACCCAGGAACCGGCGGCGGCCCGCGCGGTGACGGCCGCCGCCACCGGACCCGCCCGCGTCCATCTCGCCGCGCTGCTGGCCGGCGCGGTCTGCGCCGCCGCGCTCGGCGTCGTGGGCACGGCGGTCGTGACGGTGATCAGCGCGCCGGACAACGAGGACCACACCGTGGCGGTGCCGCTGCTGCCCGCGGGGGCCGCCGGGCTGCTCGTCGCGCTCGTCTGTCTGCTGCTCGGCGCCGCGACCGGCGCCCTGTGCAACCGGCCGCTGCTGCGCGCCCGCGGCTGGTCGATCGCGGCGACCTCGCTCGTCGCCCTGCTGGCGCTGGTGTCGAGCGGATCGCCGGCGAAGTACGCGGTCAGCGCGCTGGTGACGGGGTCACGGACGGGAGTGATCCCCACCCCCGTGCTGCCGGCGGCGGCAGCCGTCCTGGTCGCGGCGGCGGTGGGCGCGGTCGTCTGCACGCTCGGCGTCCGCCGGGGCTGA
- a CDS encoding peptidyl-tRNA hydrolase, with amino-acid sequence MSSDSTDSPFEDARSERDAAPQYVLPLVVHLEKPAPPTRTDALETAARAVLAMLSDERALGEGEWAQAVRDWQDARIRKVVRRARGAEWRRASALPGLTVTGPDRTEEDRSAAEVRVFPPVPLDGWPKELAKLQVSGTELDDPRPPPAPDLTGPVLWLNPQLDMSAGKAMAQAGHGAQLAWWELSEADRKAWREAGFALAVRTADVQQWLRLTGSGLPLVRDAGFTEIAAGSATVVADHPALRR; translated from the coding sequence GTGAGCAGCGACAGCACAGACAGCCCCTTCGAAGACGCGCGATCCGAGCGCGACGCGGCCCCGCAGTACGTACTGCCTCTGGTGGTCCACCTGGAGAAGCCCGCACCGCCGACCCGCACCGACGCCCTGGAGACGGCGGCCCGCGCGGTGCTCGCCATGCTCAGCGACGAGCGCGCGCTGGGCGAGGGCGAGTGGGCGCAGGCCGTACGGGACTGGCAGGACGCCAGGATCCGCAAGGTGGTACGGCGCGCTCGCGGCGCCGAGTGGCGGCGCGCCTCGGCGCTCCCGGGCCTCACCGTCACCGGACCCGACCGGACCGAGGAGGACCGCTCGGCGGCCGAGGTACGGGTCTTCCCGCCGGTCCCGCTGGACGGCTGGCCCAAGGAGCTGGCCAAGCTCCAGGTCTCCGGCACGGAGCTGGACGACCCGCGGCCGCCCCCGGCGCCCGACCTGACGGGTCCGGTGCTGTGGCTCAATCCGCAGCTGGACATGTCGGCGGGCAAGGCGATGGCCCAGGCCGGGCACGGCGCCCAACTCGCCTGGTGGGAACTGTCCGAGGCGGACCGCAAGGCCTGGCGGGAGGCGGGCTTCGCGCTCGCCGTCCGTACGGCGGACGTCCAGCAATGGCTCCGACTGACCGGCAGCGGGCTACCGTTGGTCCGCGATGCCGGTTTCACGGAGATCGCCGCGGGCTCGGCGACGGTGGTCGCCGACCATCCGGCGCTGCGCCGCTGA
- the hemG gene encoding protoporphyrinogen oxidase: MDTGTEQPGKRARHVVVAGGGIAGLAAAHRLVTAGVRVTLLEGTDRLGGKLRAGEIEGAPVDLGAESMLARRPEAVGLAREVGLGDLLQPPTAAGSAIWSRGELRPMPKGHVMGVPGDPEALAGLLSAEGLARIAAEPGLPRTEVGDDVSVGDYVAERLGREVVDRLVEPLLGGVYAGDAYRISMKAAVPQLFAAVQDHDSLLAGVRDIQAKAAAAAGPQQVGAPVFAGIRGGIGRLPGAVADAVRAAGGEILLETPVLGLARTADGWRVRTDRELLSADGVVLATPAWSAAALLADASPTASAELAAIEYASMALVTMAFRRADLAALPDSSGFLVPPVDGHTIKAATFSTRKWGWVAEAAPDLFVLRTSVGRYGEEEQLHREDAELVDLSVHDLGAATGLTVKPVASLVTRWTGGLPQYPVGHQARIARVRAAVGALPGLRVAGAAYDGVGIPACVASARRAADEIIATLTPAPGTGRGTGE; this comes from the coding sequence ATGGACACGGGAACGGAGCAGCCTGGTAAGCGCGCCAGGCATGTCGTGGTGGCCGGCGGCGGCATCGCCGGGCTCGCGGCGGCGCACCGGCTGGTCACCGCCGGGGTACGGGTGACGCTGCTGGAGGGCACCGACAGGCTCGGCGGAAAGCTGCGCGCCGGCGAGATCGAGGGCGCCCCCGTCGACCTCGGCGCCGAGTCGATGCTGGCCCGCCGCCCGGAGGCCGTCGGCCTCGCGCGCGAGGTGGGGCTCGGTGACCTGCTCCAGCCGCCCACCGCCGCCGGATCCGCCATCTGGAGCCGGGGCGAGCTGCGGCCGATGCCCAAGGGCCATGTGATGGGCGTCCCCGGGGACCCCGAAGCGCTCGCCGGGCTGCTGTCCGCCGAAGGACTCGCCCGGATCGCGGCGGAACCCGGGCTGCCGCGCACCGAGGTCGGTGACGACGTCTCCGTCGGTGACTACGTCGCCGAGCGGCTCGGCCGTGAGGTCGTCGACCGGCTCGTGGAGCCGCTGCTCGGCGGGGTCTACGCGGGCGACGCGTACCGGATCTCGATGAAGGCCGCCGTGCCACAGCTCTTCGCCGCCGTCCAGGACCACGACTCGCTGCTCGCGGGCGTACGCGACATCCAGGCCAAGGCCGCTGCCGCCGCAGGGCCCCAGCAGGTCGGCGCCCCCGTCTTCGCCGGCATCCGGGGCGGCATCGGCCGGCTGCCGGGCGCCGTCGCCGACGCCGTACGGGCAGCCGGCGGCGAGATCCTGCTGGAGACCCCCGTCCTCGGCCTCGCGCGCACCGCCGACGGCTGGCGGGTGCGCACCGACCGGGAGCTGCTCAGCGCCGACGGGGTGGTCCTGGCGACCCCCGCCTGGTCCGCCGCCGCGCTCCTCGCCGACGCGTCACCCACCGCGTCGGCCGAACTCGCCGCGATCGAGTACGCGTCGATGGCGCTGGTCACCATGGCCTTCCGCCGCGCCGACCTGGCCGCGCTGCCGGACAGCAGCGGCTTTCTCGTACCGCCCGTGGACGGACACACCATCAAGGCGGCCACGTTCTCCACCCGTAAATGGGGCTGGGTCGCCGAGGCCGCCCCCGACCTGTTCGTCCTGCGCACCTCCGTCGGGCGCTACGGCGAGGAGGAGCAGCTGCACCGCGAGGACGCCGAACTCGTCGACCTGTCCGTGCACGACCTCGGCGCGGCGACCGGGCTCACCGTCAAACCCGTCGCCTCGCTGGTGACCCGGTGGACCGGCGGGCTGCCGCAGTACCCCGTCGGACACCAGGCCAGGATCGCCCGGGTGCGTGCCGCGGTCGGCGCGCTGCCCGGACTGCGGGTCGCGGGCGCGGCCTACGACGGCGTCGGTATCCCCGCCTGTGTCGCGAGCGCCCGCCGGGCCGCCGACGAGATCATCGCCACGCTCACCCCGGCGCCGGGCACCGGCCGGGGCACGGGAGAATAG